From a region of the Nitrospira sp. genome:
- a CDS encoding CsbD family protein, which produces MNSKGELKRQWGKFTDDDLMQIEGNYAKFKGKVQERYGDRKDELET; this is translated from the coding sequence ATCAATTCTAAGGGAGAGCTCAAACGACAGTGGGGGAAGTTTACCGATGATGATCTGATGCAGATTGAAGGAAACTACGCCAAGTTCAAAGGTAAGGTCCAAGAACGCTACGGCGACCGTAAGGACGAGCTCGAAACCTGA
- a CDS encoding DUF3015 family protein, whose product MKITTSLFLPILLLGGVSCGPTTETLQAPFKLTGDFTSSTSGSSPLPDPSAKVRHRLEQFVAHAYDGVSCDIAQGHGEYLTSLAVLAGIPMDEQTAFGTEMQSRYAVLSDPLLSPKEASRLVLTMPGRLAMERLKKA is encoded by the coding sequence ATGAAAATCACGACTTCTCTTTTTCTTCCAATTCTCTTGCTGGGCGGAGTCTCCTGCGGGCCAACCACTGAAACCCTTCAGGCTCCCTTTAAGCTGACTGGCGATTTTACGTCGAGCACCTCCGGCAGCAGCCCTCTCCCCGATCCTTCTGCCAAGGTTCGCCACCGATTGGAACAGTTCGTGGCCCATGCCTATGATGGCGTGAGTTGCGATATTGCGCAGGGGCATGGCGAGTATTTAACGTCTCTAGCGGTCCTCGCCGGGATTCCGATGGACGAGCAGACCGCATTTGGAACGGAAATGCAGAGCCGCTATGCCGTGCTATCTGATCCTCTCTTGTCGCCTAAAGAGGCCTCGAGGCTGGTTCTGACCATGCCTGGTCGGCTGGCTATGGAAAGACTGAAAAAAGCATAA
- a CDS encoding DUF72 domain-containing protein: protein MPLSPLVRFGTSTWTYEGWQGQVYLRQYAKTTFARECLGEYCQYLYNGKPLFRTVGNDSTFYRPPSANQLRKYLNQIPEDFEMCFKVLEDITIPSFATHSRYGLRAGKLTPHFLDAKLFRDLVLTPFREAKFHEHTGPFLFEFQRHGFSVEGFCTRLDAFFTQLPKEFKYAVEIRNAGLLGPAYRQVLERHGVAHVYNHWCYMPSLAEQHKRMGETFTAPFTVLRLLTTLEDVLRGSQEAGGTV from the coding sequence ATGCCTCTTTCCCCGCTCGTTCGATTCGGGACTTCCACCTGGACCTATGAGGGCTGGCAAGGTCAGGTGTACCTGAGGCAGTACGCCAAGACGACCTTTGCACGAGAATGCTTAGGCGAGTATTGCCAGTATCTCTACAACGGGAAGCCGCTCTTTCGGACGGTCGGTAATGACTCCACCTTCTACCGGCCTCCATCCGCTAACCAGCTTCGCAAGTACCTGAACCAAATCCCCGAAGACTTCGAGATGTGTTTTAAGGTGTTAGAAGACATCACCATTCCTAGTTTTGCCACTCATTCCAGATATGGGCTGAGAGCAGGCAAGCTAACCCCCCATTTCCTTGATGCCAAACTCTTTAGGGACCTGGTCCTGACGCCATTTCGAGAGGCAAAGTTCCATGAGCATACAGGGCCTTTCCTCTTTGAATTTCAGCGACATGGGTTTTCTGTGGAGGGGTTTTGTACCCGACTGGATGCGTTCTTTACTCAACTACCGAAGGAGTTTAAGTACGCTGTTGAAATTCGCAATGCTGGATTACTTGGTCCTGCTTACCGCCAAGTGTTAGAACGGCATGGGGTGGCTCACGTCTATAATCACTGGTGTTACATGCCGTCGTTGGCAGAGCAGCACAAACGCATGGGAGAAACCTTCACAGCTCCCTTTACCGTACTGCGACTCCTCACCACCCTTGAAGATGTCCTACGAGGCAGCCAAGAAGCGGGCGGAACCGTATAA
- a CDS encoding DUF72 domain-containing protein, which produces MSYEAAKKRAEPYNKIVGELPEMRKDAVALIQQSVKAAKPAYVLVNNRSEGNAPTTIQALVDMI; this is translated from the coding sequence ATGTCCTACGAGGCAGCCAAGAAGCGGGCGGAACCGTATAACAAGATTGTGGGTGAACTCCCCGAAATGCGAAAAGATGCGGTTGCACTCATTCAGCAATCGGTCAAGGCAGCCAAACCAGCCTATGTCCTCGTGAACAACCGCTCAGAGGGGAATGCCCCTACCACCATTCAGGCATTGGTTGACATGATCTAA
- a CDS encoding alkaline phosphatase family protein — protein MSSRSTITYILPVVLLVCFLLGLPGCKRLLPAPAPHPTQSRLQGVLNGHPIEHVVIFAIDGLAHDTLVHYLEHSPSRKVGGLHDLFGVRAESGRLVFTKGVAVQQSTTVFPSYTYPAWTSAFTGVFPGAHGIAGNSLFSRDRAVARYYTEYHLDALKVQLADDFLSDDLNPQVKTLYEHIDQHGGQSIVVHHMLTRGSGAGVIPADVDTLLSYTQNRSTAVDANALWDAVHAIQQFNDGDLTSGALRLPSVLTIYFAGLDHAEHVSPEDPEQARLEYLAHLDDLIAKFIAGDPALTKQHHASTGSGMRSIDPIRWSGVRNEAVLERTLFVLVSDHGHTAIDWNTAVGIDDLKLVFDELNTVRGTAYRLELPSLIDETLGSKIRAAFGLFSRGAIARESNVVATLNGGALGFHVKPSTGEWTENPDYHRDLVPIVEHVLLTLHANHQDPDAVLIKQENRYDYLPYQFDGTTVQLSPAISLEYSRLNSPSYPMAVRRVTGLASRLPTDPLSAPDIILLADRSKHLTYLNKQDGRVLEQLDVSTHRHFHSDHGHLNASDSLVPILFVRGGQEEGEALASLCEASVVDITPTILDTLGLLPSFQASMQTRPEEMTGHSLKSAMDRILAKAFPVAGGENICPSSVSVGLPHTSN, from the coding sequence ATGAGTTCCAGATCCACTATCACATACATTCTACCGGTCGTGTTGCTGGTCTGCTTCCTTCTCGGGCTACCCGGCTGCAAACGCCTCCTCCCCGCTCCAGCCCCACACCCTACCCAGAGCAGATTGCAGGGGGTGCTGAATGGTCATCCGATTGAGCATGTTGTGATCTTTGCGATTGATGGACTCGCACACGACACGTTGGTCCACTATCTCGAACACAGTCCTTCGCGAAAAGTGGGGGGCCTGCACGATCTGTTTGGGGTGCGGGCGGAGTCGGGCAGATTGGTCTTCACCAAGGGGGTGGCTGTCCAACAATCGACCACAGTGTTCCCCTCTTACACCTACCCAGCCTGGACGTCGGCCTTTACCGGTGTGTTTCCCGGCGCCCATGGCATTGCAGGGAATAGCCTGTTTTCCCGAGATCGCGCCGTCGCTCGGTACTACACAGAGTATCATCTCGATGCGCTGAAGGTGCAACTAGCGGACGACTTCCTCTCCGACGATCTCAACCCTCAGGTCAAGACCCTCTATGAACATATCGACCAACATGGCGGGCAGAGCATCGTCGTGCACCACATGCTCACGCGTGGCAGTGGGGCGGGAGTGATCCCGGCGGATGTGGACACGCTTCTGAGTTATACCCAGAACCGAAGTACCGCCGTCGATGCAAACGCGTTATGGGATGCCGTCCATGCGATCCAACAATTCAATGACGGCGACCTGACATCGGGTGCATTACGACTTCCGAGTGTCCTGACAATCTATTTTGCCGGACTGGACCATGCCGAGCATGTCTCGCCGGAAGACCCGGAACAGGCCCGTTTAGAATATCTTGCCCACCTCGATGATCTTATTGCCAAATTCATCGCAGGCGATCCGGCGCTTACCAAGCAGCACCACGCCTCGACGGGATCTGGGATGAGGTCCATCGATCCGATTCGATGGAGCGGAGTGCGGAATGAGGCCGTGCTGGAACGCACCCTCTTCGTGCTGGTCTCGGACCATGGGCATACGGCCATTGATTGGAATACCGCCGTTGGCATCGACGACCTGAAGCTCGTGTTTGATGAACTGAATACGGTGCGAGGGACGGCCTATCGTCTTGAACTGCCGTCCTTGATCGACGAAACCTTGGGATCAAAAATCCGTGCCGCGTTTGGATTGTTCTCAAGAGGAGCGATTGCCAGAGAGTCCAATGTGGTGGCCACACTGAATGGCGGGGCGCTGGGATTCCATGTGAAGCCCTCGACCGGGGAGTGGACAGAGAATCCTGACTACCACCGTGACCTCGTGCCGATTGTGGAACATGTCCTGCTCACGCTTCATGCCAATCACCAGGACCCGGACGCGGTCCTCATCAAACAAGAGAACCGTTATGACTATCTTCCCTATCAATTTGATGGAACCACGGTGCAGCTATCACCGGCCATCTCTCTGGAGTACAGTCGGTTAAACAGTCCCTCCTACCCCATGGCCGTCCGACGGGTGACGGGCCTCGCATCACGGCTCCCTACGGATCCTCTGAGTGCTCCGGATATCATTCTATTAGCCGACCGGTCGAAACACCTGACCTATCTCAATAAGCAGGACGGGCGGGTATTGGAGCAGCTCGACGTGTCCACGCATCGACACTTTCATTCCGACCATGGGCATCTCAATGCCTCAGACTCCCTCGTGCCGATCCTCTTTGTACGAGGCGGCCAGGAGGAAGGTGAGGCGCTCGCATCACTGTGCGAGGCCTCGGTCGTCGACATCACCCCCACCATCCTCGACACGCTGGGGTTGCTTCCATCCTTTCAGGCTTCCATGCAGACTCGTCCGGAGGAGATGACGGGGCACTCACTGAAATCTGCGATGGATCGTATTCTGGCCAAAGCTTTCCCCGTAGCCGGTGGAGAAAACATCTGCCCTTCGTCGGTTTCAGTGGGGCTTCCCCACACATCCAATTAG
- a CDS encoding PepSY domain-containing protein has product MKKISLLAGMLLLLAGTVMPAWALFESDRELSNKSTVSMIDAIKTAEQARPGKTVEANIGKDDGRVVYKIEIVEGKSTYKVYVDAVTGKVHEIK; this is encoded by the coding sequence ATGAAAAAGATTAGTTTGTTGGCTGGAATGCTGCTGTTGCTCGCTGGGACGGTGATGCCGGCCTGGGCCCTCTTCGAAAGTGATCGAGAGCTGAGTAACAAATCCACCGTGAGCATGATCGACGCGATTAAAACCGCGGAGCAGGCCCGCCCTGGCAAAACAGTTGAAGCGAATATTGGGAAAGACGATGGTCGTGTGGTCTACAAGATTGAGATCGTAGAGGGGAAATCTACCTACAAAGTCTATGTGGACGCCGTGACAGGAAAGGTCCACGAAATTAAGTAA
- a CDS encoding CDP-alcohol phosphatidyltransferase family protein encodes MVFIGGPIPDIVFTLSRIGVLTVTAPPPKHFLLLREFHLADVLTLANAACGLAAVFFAMHYMSSRSPAHFFAAIALSPAALLFDWLDGRVARWRHQQSVLGRELDSLADIISFGVAPAALGFAAGLRGGWDWIALTYFVCCGVSRLARYNVTADRLSGGRDKVAYFEGTPIPTTALLTGLLAVAAWQDRLDERLYWGAWTLGLWDLHPLSLMFAISGTLMISKTLRIPKL; translated from the coding sequence ATGGTCTTTATCGGTGGCCCGATTCCGGACATTGTCTTTACTCTATCACGCATAGGTGTTCTTACCGTGACCGCTCCACCTCCGAAACATTTCTTGTTGCTCCGCGAGTTTCATCTGGCCGATGTGCTTACCTTGGCCAATGCTGCCTGCGGACTCGCCGCCGTGTTCTTCGCCATGCACTATATGAGCAGCCGGTCGCCGGCCCATTTCTTCGCCGCGATAGCCTTATCGCCGGCGGCGCTGCTCTTCGACTGGCTCGACGGCCGGGTAGCTCGGTGGCGGCATCAGCAGTCGGTGCTCGGACGTGAATTGGATTCACTGGCCGACATTATCTCCTTCGGGGTCGCACCGGCCGCTCTCGGATTCGCTGCCGGTCTGCGGGGAGGGTGGGACTGGATCGCACTGACGTACTTCGTCTGCTGCGGGGTGAGCCGACTTGCCCGCTATAATGTAACCGCCGATCGCCTCTCCGGGGGGAGGGACAAGGTCGCCTATTTTGAAGGCACCCCGATTCCCACCACCGCGTTGCTTACCGGCCTCCTCGCCGTGGCCGCCTGGCAAGATCGACTCGACGAGCGTCTCTACTGGGGCGCATGGACCCTCGGACTCTGGGATCTACATCCATTGTCCCTCATGTTCGCCATTTCCGGAACACTGATGATCAGCAAAACTCTCCGCATCCCTAAACTCTAG
- a CDS encoding DUF1269 domain-containing protein: MSEHNAVVAIYDTHTEAEAAIKELKRASFNITKLSIVGKDYHSDEHVVGYYNTGDRMKYWGTLGALWGSVWGLLLGAGFFAIPGIGPVLIAGPLLGWVLGALEGAVVTGGMTAIGAGLYSLGIPKDSVLKYEMALKSNKFILVAHGTADEAAQARKILHTTQPHVLDTHTTVPEEKGAVA; the protein is encoded by the coding sequence ATGAGCGAGCACAACGCAGTCGTCGCCATTTATGACACGCACACCGAGGCCGAGGCCGCCATCAAAGAGCTCAAGCGAGCATCCTTCAACATCACGAAGCTTTCAATCGTCGGGAAGGACTACCACTCAGACGAACACGTGGTGGGCTATTACAACACCGGTGATCGGATGAAATACTGGGGCACACTCGGCGCACTCTGGGGCAGTGTCTGGGGGTTGCTCCTGGGCGCAGGGTTCTTCGCCATCCCGGGGATCGGCCCGGTGTTGATCGCGGGACCTCTTCTCGGGTGGGTCCTGGGGGCGCTTGAAGGGGCGGTCGTAACCGGGGGCATGACGGCGATTGGGGCAGGGCTCTATAGCTTGGGAATTCCAAAAGATAGCGTTCTCAAGTACGAAATGGCGCTGAAATCCAACAAGTTCATCCTGGTGGCTCATGGCACGGCGGACGAGGCCGCGCAGGCCCGAAAGATTCTCCACACGACACAACCGCATGTACTCGACACACATACGACGGTACCTGAAGAGAAAGGCGCCGTGGCCTAG
- a CDS encoding MarR family transcriptional regulator — MSGHQKGRSDAWTIPIKVLRQYRPELSALGVTPVRAGVLLYLEQSPGTHAQHCARVLGVTSPTMSLMLRGLQRGGRVKRQRSPQDDRYVLLTLTRKGTDLVRRIRAHLNDPSTGKSSLSPS; from the coding sequence GTGAGCGGTCACCAGAAAGGACGATCTGACGCCTGGACGATCCCCATCAAGGTGTTGCGTCAGTACCGGCCCGAGTTGTCAGCGCTTGGTGTGACACCAGTCCGAGCCGGTGTGTTGCTCTATCTCGAACAATCCCCCGGTACCCATGCCCAGCATTGTGCGAGGGTCCTCGGCGTCACTAGTCCCACCATGAGCCTTATGTTGAGAGGCCTACAGCGGGGAGGCCGGGTGAAAAGGCAGCGCTCTCCTCAGGATGACCGCTATGTCCTGCTCACATTGACCCGAAAAGGCACAGACCTCGTGAGACGGATCAGAGCACACCTCAACGACCCAAGCACTGGTAAGAGTTCCCTCTCCCCTTCGTGA
- a CDS encoding N-acetyltransferase — protein sequence MIPSDQVTYNEPEKRYEMPFGNLVYANVRKDKNTLDIDYAFAPQELPGKGVAGEFMSKLMEVVRAEKLKAVPLCGYAASWLRRHSEYQDLISD from the coding sequence ATGATCCCAAGCGATCAAGTAACCTATAATGAGCCTGAAAAACGCTATGAAATGCCGTTCGGCAACCTGGTTTACGCCAATGTCCGGAAGGATAAGAATACGCTCGATATAGATTATGCTTTCGCGCCGCAAGAATTGCCCGGCAAGGGTGTGGCCGGGGAATTCATGAGTAAATTAATGGAAGTGGTGCGTGCGGAAAAACTGAAGGCGGTGCCCCTATGCGGCTATGCCGCCAGTTGGCTCCGGCGGCATAGCGAGTATCAGGATCTGATTTCTGATTAG
- a CDS encoding UBP-type zinc finger domain-containing protein: MTCPHVTALKPVPARTLGCEECLKIGSSWMHLRLCLTCGHVGCCDSSPNRHATKHFAHTTHPVMASFEPGERWAWCYVDHMDLDVPARVVPFLQ; encoded by the coding sequence ATGACCTGTCCCCACGTGACCGCTCTAAAGCCCGTTCCCGCTCGCACTTTAGGATGTGAAGAATGCCTGAAAATTGGATCGTCCTGGATGCATCTCCGTCTCTGCCTAACCTGCGGTCATGTCGGCTGCTGTGACAGCTCACCTAATCGCCACGCAACAAAACATTTCGCGCACACGACCCATCCGGTGATGGCCTCTTTCGAGCCTGGCGAACGATGGGCCTGGTGTTACGTTGATCATATGGATCTGGACGTGCCGGCGCGTGTCGTGCCGTTCTTGCAGTAG
- a CDS encoding FAD-dependent oxidoreductase produces the protein MADHNLSTVAFPTLDDVQVATLAKFGTHRGLRDGEHLFKAGDRDYKFFVVESGAVEILEHSSGEPKAVTLHEVHAFGGDVSLVTGRPALISAVARGDTKVFEIAPSDIRRIMGERPALGELLLRAFIARRELLVASDFQGLRVLGAGSSRDTFRIRDFLARNQVPFTWIDVDHDPQVGALLRSFGLSEAETPVVVFGSEPLLRNPTTRALADLIGVRRPLRQQVYDLVVVGGGPAGLAAAVYASSEGLATVVIDATAPGGQAGTSSKIENYLGFPTGISGSDLANRAILQAQKFGAQFSSPTQVARLEYKNDKTVVWFDADEHVSTRCVLIATGAEYRKLDVPRREQYEGLGVYYAATTTELQLCRGSEVIVVGGGNSAGQAVMFLSEQTLRVFLLLRGGDLRKNMSSYLADRIEGADNVEVLPDAEICRMLGDQWLEAVEIKNLRTGETRTVQTSALFTFIGAIPCTNWLPAEIETDSKGFIKTGRLVSASPFWTAHREPFLLETSRPGVFAAGDVRLGSTKRVASAVGEGAMAVQFVHEYLASG, from the coding sequence ATGGCCGACCACAACTTGTCCACGGTCGCCTTTCCCACCCTCGACGACGTTCAAGTCGCCACGCTGGCCAAGTTCGGCACGCACCGGGGCTTGCGTGACGGGGAGCACCTGTTCAAGGCAGGCGATCGTGACTACAAATTCTTCGTCGTCGAGAGCGGCGCAGTGGAGATCTTGGAGCATTCGAGCGGCGAGCCCAAGGCAGTCACCCTGCACGAAGTCCATGCTTTCGGCGGCGATGTCAGTTTGGTGACTGGCCGGCCTGCGCTGATCAGTGCGGTGGCTCGTGGCGACACCAAGGTCTTCGAGATCGCGCCCAGTGACATCAGGCGCATCATGGGCGAGCGGCCGGCACTCGGCGAGTTGCTGCTTCGCGCATTTATTGCGCGGCGCGAATTGCTGGTGGCGTCGGACTTTCAAGGACTCCGAGTACTCGGGGCTGGCTCCTCGCGCGACACCTTCCGTATTCGTGACTTCCTCGCCAGGAACCAGGTGCCGTTCACCTGGATCGATGTGGATCATGACCCTCAAGTGGGCGCACTGCTACGGAGCTTTGGCCTCAGCGAGGCTGAAACTCCGGTGGTCGTCTTCGGATCCGAGCCGTTACTACGAAATCCAACGACCCGAGCATTGGCCGACCTCATCGGAGTCAGACGGCCGCTGAGACAACAGGTCTATGACTTGGTGGTTGTTGGTGGGGGTCCGGCGGGGTTGGCCGCAGCCGTGTATGCATCATCAGAAGGGCTCGCCACCGTCGTGATCGACGCGACCGCTCCGGGCGGACAGGCCGGCACGTCCTCCAAGATCGAGAACTACCTCGGCTTCCCGACCGGCATTTCCGGCTCAGACCTTGCGAACCGCGCCATTTTGCAAGCCCAGAAATTCGGCGCCCAGTTCTCGTCTCCCACCCAGGTTGCACGCTTGGAGTACAAGAACGACAAGACCGTCGTCTGGTTCGACGCTGACGAGCATGTCTCGACTCGATGCGTGTTGATTGCGACGGGGGCTGAGTATCGCAAGCTGGATGTTCCAAGGCGTGAGCAGTACGAGGGCTTGGGCGTCTACTATGCTGCCACTACGACAGAGTTGCAGCTCTGTCGGGGCTCGGAGGTCATTGTGGTAGGGGGAGGAAATTCAGCCGGACAAGCCGTCATGTTTCTTTCGGAACAGACCCTGCGGGTATTCTTACTTCTTCGCGGAGGGGACCTGCGTAAAAATATGTCCAGCTATCTGGCGGACCGCATCGAGGGCGCCGACAACGTCGAGGTACTGCCCGATGCGGAGATTTGCCGCATGCTAGGAGACCAGTGGCTGGAAGCCGTCGAAATCAAGAACCTCCGCACTGGCGAGACACGAACGGTCCAGACCTCTGCCCTCTTTACCTTTATCGGGGCAATCCCCTGCACCAATTGGTTGCCCGCTGAGATAGAGACCGACTCTAAGGGTTTCATAAAGACTGGGCGACTGGTGTCAGCCTCGCCGTTCTGGACTGCCCACCGGGAGCCGTTCCTGCTCGAGACTAGCCGTCCTGGCGTCTTCGCCGCGGGGGACGTGCGGCTCGGTTCCACCAAGCGCGTGGCCTCTGCGGTGGGGGAGGGAGCGATGGCGGTGCAGTTCGTTCACGAATACCTCGCCTCCGGTTAA
- a CDS encoding ATP-binding cassette domain-containing protein has product MSPLVSFRQVSARIGQKHILNDLSFDVEAGETLVLLGRSGSGKTTALKMVNGLLLPSAGAVMIEGTSTTACDLIRLRRRTGYVIQDAGLFPHFTVAANVGLVPRLEGWELRDIDIRVKYLLTQLGLPPVHFATRYPRELSGGQRQRVGVARALAADPPLLLLDEPFGALDPVTRVELQQQFLDLRDRFKKTALLVTHDVREALLLGTRIGVLHNGRLVFLGGRSEFLKADGKEARAFHTCIEEKWKETI; this is encoded by the coding sequence ATGAGTCCTCTTGTCTCGTTCCGACAAGTTTCGGCTCGCATCGGTCAGAAACATATTCTGAACGATCTCAGTTTCGACGTCGAAGCTGGCGAGACCCTCGTGCTCCTAGGTCGTAGCGGCTCTGGCAAGACCACCGCCTTGAAAATGGTGAATGGCTTGCTACTGCCAAGCGCCGGTGCTGTCATGATCGAGGGGACATCCACGACCGCCTGTGACCTGATCCGGCTGAGGCGACGCACTGGGTACGTGATTCAGGATGCGGGCCTCTTTCCACATTTTACTGTGGCTGCCAATGTCGGACTGGTTCCGCGTCTTGAAGGTTGGGAGCTCCGCGACATCGACATACGCGTCAAGTATTTGCTGACTCAGCTCGGGCTTCCGCCGGTGCATTTCGCCACGCGCTATCCCCGCGAGTTGTCCGGCGGCCAACGTCAGCGGGTGGGGGTCGCCCGCGCACTCGCAGCAGATCCTCCGTTGTTGCTGTTGGACGAACCCTTTGGCGCGCTTGATCCGGTGACCCGTGTGGAACTGCAGCAGCAGTTCCTCGACCTGCGCGATCGGTTCAAGAAAACAGCTCTGCTCGTCACCCATGATGTCCGCGAAGCGTTGTTACTGGGTACCCGTATCGGGGTGCTTCACAATGGTCGATTGGTTTTCCTGGGTGGACGCTCCGAGTTCCTCAAGGCCGACGGGAAGGAAGCTCGGGCCTTTCATACGTGCATCGAGGAGAAGTGGAAAGAGACGATCTGA
- a CDS encoding ABC transporter permease: protein MSSALARDILDLTLEHLFLVSLSMAIASALAIPAGILLTRRTFLQRWVLGFANIMQTVPSLAVFGFLIPLPFLGGIGKHAAIVALVLYALLPILRNTLTGILGVDPAVRESAIAMGMTGRQLLWEVELPLAARTILAGLRIATVTTIGTATIAAAIGGGGLGVFIFRGLASVDTTLLLAGAVPAAVLAVAADRGLEWVEHKLSPV, encoded by the coding sequence ATGTCTTCCGCGTTGGCGCGCGACATACTCGATTTGACGCTTGAACACCTGTTCCTGGTGAGCCTCTCCATGGCGATTGCCTCGGCCCTTGCCATTCCGGCGGGCATTTTGCTCACTCGACGCACGTTCCTTCAACGGTGGGTGCTGGGATTTGCGAATATCATGCAAACCGTGCCAAGTTTGGCGGTCTTCGGATTTTTAATTCCTCTTCCCTTCCTGGGTGGGATCGGCAAACACGCGGCGATTGTCGCCCTCGTACTGTACGCGCTCTTGCCAATCCTGCGAAATACGCTCACCGGCATTCTGGGTGTGGACCCAGCCGTGCGCGAATCTGCGATCGCCATGGGCATGACGGGACGGCAGCTTCTCTGGGAGGTCGAGCTCCCGCTGGCGGCAAGGACGATTTTGGCCGGCCTGCGTATCGCGACCGTGACCACGATCGGGACGGCGACGATTGCCGCTGCCATTGGCGGCGGCGGACTCGGTGTATTTATTTTCCGCGGCCTGGCCTCCGTCGATACAACGCTGCTTCTGGCCGGTGCGGTTCCGGCTGCCGTGCTCGCGGTGGCGGCCGATCGAGGTCTCGAATGGGTCGAACACAAGTTATCGCCTGTTTGA
- a CDS encoding ABC transporter substrate-binding protein: MGRTQVIACLITGLWAAGIVGCTKEPPITVGSKNFTEQVVLGEIVAQHLEHRLGRRVDRKLNLGGTMLAHQALVRGEIDLYPEYTGTALTTILKLPPAHDPAAVTALVRAEYRAQFGVEWMESLGFNNTFAMVIRGDDARKNGIESLSDAARYSPGWNLGVGYEFQQRPDGLDGLLNTYHLPLQGSPKTMDLGLLYKALDQRQVSMVAGNATDGQLSVLDVVALRDDKGYFPPYDCVLAVRSESLEANPQLWQALTELAGLFSNATMRKLNYQVDGVHQPIKEVAEQFLREGGLLH; encoded by the coding sequence ATGGGTCGAACACAAGTTATCGCCTGTTTGATCACTGGACTGTGGGCCGCAGGAATCGTCGGCTGTACGAAGGAACCTCCAATTACGGTCGGCTCGAAGAATTTTACCGAGCAAGTTGTCCTCGGCGAGATCGTTGCACAACATCTGGAACATCGGCTTGGCCGCCGCGTTGATCGAAAACTCAACTTGGGAGGGACCATGTTGGCTCATCAAGCGCTCGTGCGTGGAGAGATTGATCTCTATCCGGAGTACACGGGGACAGCGCTGACGACGATTCTGAAGTTACCGCCTGCCCATGATCCAGCGGCAGTAACGGCCCTCGTCCGAGCGGAATATCGGGCGCAATTCGGCGTCGAATGGATGGAGTCCTTGGGCTTTAATAATACCTTCGCGATGGTGATCCGTGGAGACGATGCTAGGAAGAACGGGATTGAAAGTTTGAGCGACGCAGCGCGGTATTCTCCAGGCTGGAACCTTGGTGTGGGCTATGAATTCCAGCAGCGACCCGATGGATTGGACGGGTTATTGAACACGTATCATCTTCCCCTGCAGGGATCGCCTAAGACCATGGACCTCGGATTGCTGTACAAGGCACTCGATCAACGACAGGTGAGCATGGTGGCCGGAAATGCCACTGATGGCCAGTTGTCGGTTTTGGATGTGGTGGCTCTCAGGGATGATAAGGGGTATTTCCCACCGTATGACTGTGTGTTAGCCGTGCGGAGCGAAAGTCTCGAAGCCAACCCCCAGTTGTGGCAAGCCCTCACTGAATTGGCTGGGCTGTTCAGTAACGCAACCATGCGTAAACTGAACTATCAGGTGGACGGGGTCCATCAGCCCATCAAGGAGGTCGCCGAGCAGTTCCTTCGGGAGGGAGGGTTACTTCACTAG